The following proteins are encoded in a genomic region of Schistocerca serialis cubense isolate TAMUIC-IGC-003099 chromosome 9, iqSchSeri2.2, whole genome shotgun sequence:
- the LOC126419877 gene encoding uncharacterized protein LOC126419877, whose product MDHNVQEMASQHVESAENGERYAGGYQEVTTLHPLEGDGENLVVDHRSGRQLPPDRTGQNPILSYLLQRANTNSTGYSSGSRGGVRRRITHQETIVDPRQPFPVAVSGVPQGQIVGPQISGVPSTGQNNFGTNMQVVPPQSYPATGSPVQSPSSQNFIAQSGQTYPVTSQPSGSVRNDGKVPDVNLFTTMNFYPSIVAGQPYPYASAVDSNRLESGVQGRISWPFSDYFPIVIKDPINHFYNAFTTMVEYGPESDVCGGDFGDERDESKKNGKGRHRGRTGRADATSFTGEEEGSGSQGSSAEVPKPVELSTVQYGPVVARLLVQKGGVAIAGPGGSADSGIGGTSVVGPGGIVYARPNGLAILGPGAKVISLPVGSSEPRSARDPLPAGARILAVGPTVYFHSATL is encoded by the coding sequence ATGGACCATAACGTTCAGGAGATGGCTTCCCAGCACGTCGAATCAGCGGAGAATGGTGAGCGGTATGCTGGAGGTTATCAGGAGGTCACAACACTCCATCCTTTGGAGGGCGACGGCGAAAATCTGGTGGTGGATCACCGATCCGGAAGACAGCTGCCGCCCGACAGAACTGGACAGAACCCGATCCTCAGTTACCTGCTGCAGAGGGCGAACACCAACAGTACTGGTTATTCAAGTGGCTCTAGAGGGGGTGTGCGGCGAAGGATAACGCACCAGGAGACTATAGTTGACCCAAGGCAGCCATTCCCCGTGGCAGTGAGCGGTGTTCCACAGGGGCAGATAGTCGGCCCACAAATTTCTGGAGTTCCGAGTACAGGGCAGAATAATTTCGGCACCAACATGCAGGTGGTTCCTCCACAGAGCTACCCTGCCACTGGTTCTCCTGTTCAAAGCCCGAGTAGCCAGAATTTCATCGCACAAAGCGGACAAACGTATCCTGTCACCAGTCAACCGTCTGGCAGCGTACGCAACGATGGGAAAGTGCCTGACGTTAACCTATTTACCACCATGAATTTCTACCCGTCGATCGTTGCAGGGCAGCCGTATCCGTACGCATCAGCCGTAGACAGCAACAGACTCGAAAGTGGCGTGCAGGGACGCATCAGTTGGCCGTTTTCCGATTACTTCCCCATTGTTATTAAAGATCCGATCAACCATTTTTACAACGCCTTCACCACCATGGTCGAGTACGGACCAGAGTCGGACGTCTGCGGAGGAGACTTTGGGGACGAACGGGACGAGAGCAAGAAGAACGGCAAGGGCAGACACCGAGGGAGGACCGGTCGCGCAGATGCCACCAGTTTCACTGGCGAGGAAGAAGGGTCTGGCTCGCAGGGTAGCAGCGCGGAGGTCCCGAAGCCAGTGGAGCTGTCCACTGTACAGTACGGACCCGTGGTGGCCAGGCTTTTAGTGCAGAAGGGAGGTGTGGCCATTGCCGGGCCAGGAGGCTCTGCAGACAGCGGGATTGGAGGGACATCCGTGGTAGGACCCGGAGGGATCGTCTATGCCAGGCCCAACGGACTCGCAATCTTGGGTCCTGGAGCCAAAGTGATCAGCCTGCCCGTGGGGTCCTCGGAACCCAGAAGTGCCAGGGATCCCCTGCCTGCCGGAGCAAGAATACTCGCCGTCGGCCCAACTGTGTATTTCCATTCAGCCACTCTCTAG